One Peptostreptococcus equinus genomic window carries:
- a CDS encoding PolC-type DNA polymerase III, whose product MKKFVDFLQYEENVKSSLTNGFEELEVENIILDKEANICKIDVISKTIVLNERFDKLVLRVKQAICPPLKDIKVNLRIVGLEKKKPKDIIKKYWPNIFYMIKMQSPLLLAYGNDLEHLFIDNKLKIKTPDNLVYNMFLEKEIINKVKELVKKELSLDIEVELEVARNADHKDLEIEKLIEKRTGDIRNLVSKIYFSNLEEEEFGDKEEKYVVNIEKTIDPDIIYGVTVEAFNKDMKDVDEFSRTVAVTGQVINVDSRANKYGKINHNFQMSDRTGAISCRVILNDLNAEKVIKETSVGKYICVRGDVIRSKYTGDIELNVTGIKIAKPHMRMDLSDEKRVELHAHTQMSSMDAIIPVKELIKRAETWGHKAIAITDHGVVQGFPDAMNASKGKDIKVIYGVEAYLVDDDQDLILNANKKDLNQRFVVFDLETTGFSPTNDNITEIGAVLIENGKIIEEFSSFVDPQMDISYKIQDLTGITNDMVKDAPKIDEILPKFMEFSKDAVFVAHNADFDTGFISQKCKEIGLEYKKDKVDTLSLSRILLSHMKKFTLDKICKELGVSLSGHHRAVNDARATAEVYIKFLDMFKKNGIETLAQINDYYGKVDYTKLRPTHATIYAKNYQGLKNLYRLISDSHIEHFYRSPRILKSKLKELREGLIVGSACSSGELYNAVQRNKSDEEIRDILDLYDFIEVMPLSNNSYLVDNGEVKDYEELININKKLIELGDRYEKLVVATGDVHILEPEDEIYRRILKYSQGFSKADKKEELYFRTTEEMMDEFYYLDPIKAYEIVIKNANKIADMIDDIVPIPKDTYPPVIEGSEEELRSMCYTKAKSIYGDPLPEVVQKRLDRELNSIIGNGYAVMYIIAHKLVAKSLSDGYLVGSRGSVGSSLAATMSDITEVNPLPAHYVCPNPECRHSEFFEIGEKGSGVDLPDKNCPKCGEKMIKDGHDIPFEVFLGFDGDKEPDIDLNFSGVYQPVIHKYTEELFGEGYTFRAGTIGTVKDKTAYGYVKKFSEEKYMDLSAAEKTKLTLGCTGVKRTSGQHPGGVMVIPNYKDVHDFTPIQYPANDKECGVITTHFDYHSISGRILKLDILGHDGPTIIRMLEDMTGIKITDIPLDDPETMSLFTSTKALGVTEEQIGTPVGSLAIPEFGTKFTRQMLIDTQPTTFAELGRISGLSHGTDVWVNNAQDLVRANVVGLKEVISTRDDIMNYLIFSGLEPKMAFTIMESVRKGKGLKPEHVAAMTANNVPEWYINSCKKIKYMFPKAHAVAYVMTSFRIAYCKVNYPEAFYATYFTTKVDDFDVELVTQGLEAVKSKMNRIYELGMDATTKEQSQLTVLEVVVEMLCRGIEILKVDIYKSHATEFKLAGEKKILPPMTSLQGMGENAAKNIVRERKNGRFLSKEDLIRRTKVSKTVVEKLSEHGSLDGMSEKNQLSFL is encoded by the coding sequence ATGAAAAAATTTGTAGATTTTTTACAATATGAAGAAAATGTAAAATCTTCTTTAACTAATGGTTTTGAAGAGTTAGAAGTTGAAAATATAATACTTGATAAAGAAGCCAATATTTGTAAAATAGATGTAATATCCAAAACTATTGTGTTAAATGAGAGATTTGATAAATTGGTGCTAAGAGTAAAACAAGCAATCTGTCCTCCTTTAAAAGATATAAAAGTGAATTTGAGAATTGTTGGGCTAGAAAAGAAAAAGCCTAAAGATATTATTAAAAAGTACTGGCCTAATATTTTTTATATGATTAAAATGCAATCCCCATTATTATTAGCATATGGTAATGATTTGGAGCATTTATTTATAGACAATAAATTGAAAATAAAAACTCCAGATAATCTTGTATATAATATGTTTTTAGAAAAAGAGATAATAAATAAAGTAAAGGAATTAGTAAAAAAAGAGTTATCCTTAGATATAGAGGTTGAATTAGAAGTAGCTAGAAATGCAGATCATAAAGATTTAGAAATAGAGAAACTAATAGAAAAGAGAACAGGTGATATTCGCAACTTAGTATCAAAAATATATTTTTCAAATTTGGAAGAGGAAGAGTTTGGTGATAAAGAAGAAAAATATGTAGTTAATATTGAAAAAACAATTGATCCTGATATTATTTATGGAGTGACGGTAGAAGCTTTTAACAAAGATATGAAAGACGTTGACGAGTTTTCAAGAACAGTTGCAGTTACAGGTCAGGTCATAAATGTTGACTCTAGAGCTAATAAATATGGAAAAATTAATCATAATTTTCAGATGTCAGATAGGACAGGTGCAATTTCATGCAGAGTAATATTGAATGACTTAAATGCAGAAAAAGTCATAAAAGAAACTAGCGTAGGTAAATATATATGTGTGAGAGGTGATGTGATTCGCAGCAAATATACAGGTGACATTGAACTAAATGTAACGGGGATAAAGATTGCCAAGCCACATATGAGAATGGATTTGTCTGATGAAAAAAGAGTGGAACTACATGCTCATACACAGATGTCATCAATGGATGCAATAATACCAGTAAAAGAATTGATAAAAAGAGCCGAAACTTGGGGTCATAAAGCTATAGCTATTACAGATCATGGTGTGGTTCAGGGATTTCCTGATGCTATGAATGCCTCTAAAGGAAAAGATATAAAGGTAATTTATGGTGTGGAAGCTTATTTAGTTGATGATGATCAAGATCTAATATTGAATGCCAATAAGAAAGACTTAAATCAAAGATTTGTGGTATTTGACCTTGAAACTACTGGATTTTCTCCTACCAATGATAATATTACTGAAATAGGGGCAGTATTGATAGAAAATGGAAAAATAATTGAGGAATTTTCAAGTTTTGTAGATCCTCAAATGGATATATCTTACAAGATACAAGATCTGACTGGTATTACTAATGATATGGTCAAAGATGCCCCTAAAATTGATGAAATACTTCCTAAATTTATGGAATTTTCAAAGGATGCAGTATTCGTGGCTCATAATGCCGACTTTGACACTGGTTTTATATCACAAAAATGCAAGGAAATAGGGCTAGAATATAAGAAAGATAAGGTGGATACCCTATCTTTATCCAGGATACTACTTTCACACATGAAAAAATTTACTCTAGATAAAATATGCAAAGAATTGGGTGTTAGTTTGAGTGGTCATCATAGAGCTGTAAATGATGCTCGTGCTACAGCAGAAGTATATATAAAATTTTTGGATATGTTTAAAAAAAATGGTATCGAAACTTTGGCGCAAATAAATGATTACTATGGTAAAGTAGATTATACCAAGCTGAGACCGACCCATGCAACAATTTATGCTAAAAATTATCAAGGTTTGAAAAACTTGTATAGATTAATTTCTGATTCACATATAGAACATTTTTATAGAAGTCCTAGGATTTTAAAAAGTAAGCTTAAAGAACTAAGAGAGGGATTGATAGTAGGTAGTGCTTGTTCTAGTGGCGAGTTGTATAATGCAGTTCAGAGAAATAAGAGTGATGAAGAAATCAGAGATATATTGGACTTATATGATTTTATAGAAGTGATGCCTTTATCAAATAATTCTTATTTGGTCGATAATGGGGAAGTAAAAGACTATGAAGAATTGATAAATATAAATAAAAAATTAATAGAATTAGGGGATAGATATGAAAAATTGGTAGTGGCTACAGGTGATGTTCATATATTAGAACCAGAAGATGAAATATATAGGAGAATTTTGAAATATTCTCAAGGTTTTTCTAAAGCAGATAAAAAAGAAGAATTATATTTTAGAACAACTGAAGAGATGATGGATGAGTTTTATTATTTAGACCCTATAAAAGCGTATGAGATAGTAATTAAAAATGCCAATAAAATTGCAGATATGATAGATGATATAGTTCCTATACCAAAAGACACGTACCCTCCAGTAATTGAGGGTTCAGAAGAAGAGCTAAGAAGTATGTGTTATACAAAAGCAAAATCCATTTATGGAGATCCACTCCCAGAAGTTGTGCAAAAAAGACTCGATAGAGAATTAAACTCTATTATTGGAAATGGATATGCAGTTATGTATATTATAGCTCACAAACTAGTTGCAAAATCTCTATCAGATGGTTATTTGGTTGGTTCAAGAGGTTCGGTAGGATCTTCTCTTGCCGCGACAATGAGTGATATAACAGAAGTAAATCCACTTCCAGCACATTATGTGTGTCCTAACCCAGAATGTAGACATAGTGAGTTTTTTGAAATTGGTGAAAAGGGCTCTGGTGTTGACCTACCTGACAAAAATTGTCCTAAATGTGGAGAGAAAATGATAAAGGATGGTCATGATATACCTTTTGAAGTTTTCTTGGGATTTGATGGTGATAAGGAACCTGATATTGACCTTAACTTTTCAGGAGTTTATCAGCCAGTAATACATAAATATACTGAAGAATTATTTGGTGAAGGATATACATTTAGAGCAGGTACAATAGGTACTGTAAAGGATAAGACAGCTTATGGATATGTAAAAAAATTCTCTGAAGAAAAGTATATGGATTTGTCTGCTGCCGAAAAAACGAAATTAACACTGGGATGCACGGGTGTTAAAAGAACTTCTGGTCAGCATCCAGGCGGTGTAATGGTTATTCCTAATTATAAGGATGTGCATGATTTTACTCCAATTCAATATCCTGCAAATGATAAAGAGTGTGGGGTTATTACAACTCATTTTGATTACCATTCTATCAGTGGTAGAATTTTAAAATTAGATATACTGGGACATGATGGTCCGACTATCATCAGGATGTTGGAGGACATGACTGGAATAAAAATTACAGATATACCTCTTGATGATCCAGAAACTATGTCTTTGTTTACTTCCACAAAAGCACTTGGAGTAACTGAAGAACAAATTGGAACCCCTGTTGGTAGTCTTGCTATACCAGAATTTGGTACTAAATTCACTAGGCAAATGCTAATAGACACTCAACCTACAACCTTTGCAGAACTTGGAAGAATCTCAGGTCTTTCTCATGGAACAGATGTGTGGGTAAATAACGCCCAAGATTTGGTAAGAGCCAATGTAGTAGGGTTAAAAGAAGTTATTTCTACACGTGATGACATAATGAACTATTTGATATTTTCAGGTCTAGAACCTAAAATGGCATTTACTATAATGGAAAGTGTTAGAAAAGGTAAGGGCTTAAAACCTGAACATGTAGCAGCTATGACTGCAAACAACGTTCCAGAGTGGTATATAAATTCTTGTAAAAAGATTAAATATATGTTCCCCAAAGCACATGCGGTTGCTTATGTTATGACTTCATTTAGAATAGCTTATTGTAAAGTAAATTATCCAGAGGCTTTTTATGCTACATATTTCACTACCAAGGTTGATGATTTCGATGTTGAGTTAGTTACACAAGGTTTGGAGGCTGTAAAGTCAAAGATGAATAGGATTTATGAATTGGGAATGGACGCGACTACAAAAGAACAATCACAATTGACAGTATTAGAGGTGGTAGTTGAAATGCTTTGTAGAGGAATTGAAATCTTAAAGGTAGATATATATAAATCTCACGCTACTGAGTTTAAGTTGGCTGGTGAAAAAAAGATACTACCGCCTATGACTTCTCTCCAAGGTATGGGTGAAAATGCTGCAAAGAACATTGTAAGAGAACGAAAAAATGGAAGATTTTTATCTAAGGAAGATTTAATAAGAAGGACTAAGGTTTCAAAAACTGTAGTAGAAAAATTATCTGAACACGGTAGTTTAGATGGTATGAGTGAGAAAAATCAATTGTCATTTTTATAA
- the rnc gene encoding ribonuclease III, producing MPSVKTLVRENVEIFENQIGYTFKDKEYIQIALTHSSFANEHKEYKYNERLEFLGDSVLGLVISDYLFNERKDLPEGKLTKLRANVVCEESLSVVARKLDLGKFLFLGKGEKSSGGRDRDSILADATEAVIAAIYLDGGFENAKKFILHNLRDVIIKTVDGNIFRDYKTILQEIIQSKNGKLCYKLIEEKGPDHNKEFEMQVKCGNKVLGTGKGKNKKDAEKDAARNALEQMGEL from the coding sequence ATGCCATCAGTAAAAACTTTAGTTAGAGAAAATGTAGAGATATTTGAAAATCAAATAGGATATACATTTAAAGACAAAGAATACATACAAATAGCGCTTACTCACTCATCTTTTGCCAATGAGCATAAAGAATATAAATACAACGAGAGGTTAGAGTTTTTAGGAGACTCTGTATTAGGCCTCGTAATAAGTGACTATTTATTCAATGAAAGAAAAGATTTACCAGAGGGTAAACTTACAAAATTAAGAGCGAATGTAGTTTGTGAAGAGTCTCTTAGCGTAGTAGCTAGAAAATTAGATTTAGGTAAATTTCTATTCTTAGGTAAGGGAGAAAAGTCTTCTGGAGGAAGAGATAGGGATTCAATTTTAGCTGATGCTACGGAAGCTGTTATAGCCGCTATATACTTAGACGGTGGTTTCGAAAATGCTAAGAAGTTTATATTGCATAATCTAAGAGACGTGATTATCAAAACAGTTGATGGAAATATCTTCAGAGACTATAAGACAATTTTACAGGAAATTATACAAAGTAAAAATGGTAAACTATGCTATAAATTGATAGAAGAAAAAGGACCAGATCACAATAAGGAGTTTGAGATGCAGGTTAAATGTGGAAATAAAGTACTCGGTACTGGTAAGGGGAAAAATAAGAAAGATGCAGAAAAAGATGCAGCTAGAAATGCCTTGGAACAGATGGGTGAATTATAA
- the efp gene encoding elongation factor P, protein MVTASDFRKGVTFEKDGQPCLVVDFQHVKPGKGAAFVRTKYKNLITGAIREEAFNPSDKFPKANIETKQMQYLYNDGELYYFMDEETYDQIPLNYEQVEDAIKFLKENEVATIRFYQGSPFQVEGPNFVELEIVDTEPGIKGDTASNVTKAATVETGAVVQVPLFINVGDRVKIDTRTSEYLSRVN, encoded by the coding sequence ATGGTAACAGCTAGTGATTTTAGAAAGGGTGTAACTTTTGAAAAAGATGGACAGCCTTGTTTAGTTGTAGATTTTCAGCACGTAAAGCCAGGTAAGGGAGCCGCTTTCGTAAGAACTAAATATAAAAACTTGATAACAGGAGCAATCAGAGAAGAAGCTTTCAATCCAAGTGATAAATTCCCTAAGGCTAATATAGAAACAAAGCAGATGCAATACCTATATAACGATGGTGAATTATACTACTTTATGGATGAAGAAACTTATGATCAGATACCTCTTAACTATGAACAAGTTGAAGATGCTATCAAATTCTTAAAGGAAAATGAAGTTGCAACAATTAGATTCTATCAGGGATCTCCATTCCAAGTAGAAGGACCTAACTTTGTTGAACTTGAAATTGTTGATACTGAACCAGGAATCAAGGGTGATACTGCAAGTAACGTTACTAAGGCGGCTACAGTTGAAACAGGAGCAGTGGTACAGGTTCCACTATTTATAAATGTTGGAGACAGAGTAAAGATAGACACAAGAACAAGTGAATATCTATCAAGAGTTAATTAG
- a CDS encoding elongator complex protein 3: MNKKIIPIFVPHQGCPHDCIFCNQTRITGLSTDMTGQKARIIVEEALKTIDDVMVEIAFFGGSFTAIDPVFQEDLLSLAKEYKDRGLVRDIRLSTRPDCIDAEKLDRLKKYGVTIIELGVQSMDEEVLEKSIRGHKKDVVYESSKLIKDYGFTLGLQMMLGLPGDSKEKCIYTAKEFIKIGPSFVRIYPTLVIRETGLEIEYKAGTYKPFSIKEAIDITKKLMVLYWINNVGVIRVGLQATEDIQNGVDVIAGPNHPAFRELAKAEMIKDYLISIIPEEFRTICIETANINISFVVGNKRSNRIFINEKYKARFKVLVNNSLKDSFKVIIDDKEIKHIKFEQMYFELAKIYDLL; encoded by the coding sequence ATGAACAAGAAAATCATACCTATATTTGTGCCTCATCAGGGATGTCCGCATGACTGTATATTCTGTAATCAAACCAGGATTACAGGTTTGTCTACAGATATGACTGGCCAAAAAGCTAGGATCATTGTAGAAGAGGCTCTGAAAACTATAGATGATGTAATGGTAGAAATCGCATTTTTTGGAGGTAGTTTTACTGCTATTGATCCTGTATTTCAAGAGGACCTATTAAGTTTAGCCAAGGAATATAAGGATAGGGGCTTGGTACGAGATATTAGATTATCCACTAGACCAGATTGTATAGATGCAGAAAAATTAGATAGGTTAAAAAAATACGGAGTTACAATAATTGAACTGGGAGTTCAATCAATGGATGAAGAGGTATTAGAGAAGAGTATCAGGGGTCATAAAAAGGATGTAGTTTATGAATCTTCAAAGCTCATAAAAGATTATGGTTTTACACTTGGACTTCAAATGATGTTGGGCTTACCAGGTGATTCTAAGGAAAAATGTATATATACAGCCAAAGAGTTTATAAAGATTGGACCATCTTTTGTAAGGATTTATCCTACACTAGTAATTAGAGAAACAGGTCTAGAAATAGAGTATAAAGCAGGTACTTATAAGCCTTTTTCTATAAAAGAAGCCATTGATATTACAAAGAAATTAATGGTATTATATTGGATAAATAATGTGGGCGTAATTAGGGTTGGTTTACAGGCAACTGAAGATATTCAAAATGGAGTAGATGTAATAGCTGGACCTAATCATCCAGCCTTTAGAGAACTTGCCAAAGCTGAAATGATCAAGGATTACCTAATAAGTATTATACCTGAAGAATTTCGTACAATTTGTATTGAAACAGCAAATATAAATATATCTTTTGTAGTTGGGAACAAAAGATCAAACAGAATTTTTATAAATGAAAAATATAAGGCAAGATTTAAAGTATTGGTAAATAATTCTTTAAAAGATTCATTTAAAGTAATAATTGACGATAAGGAAATAAAACATATAAAATTTGAACAAATGTATTTTGAACTAGCTAAGATTTACGATTTATTGTAG
- the smc gene encoding chromosome segregation protein SMC → MYLKKLELRGFKSFPTKTDIFFEEGVTAVVGPNGSGKSNISDAIRWVMGEQSIKSLRGEKMEDVIFSGTDTKNPMNFCEASICLDNALGEIDIDSDELIIKRKAYRSGESEFSINGKICRLKDIKEILMDTGIGKDGYSIIEQGKVEDILSSNPANRRKIFDEACGIAKFRYKKNESEKNLKKSSENLERINDIYDEIEKQIKPLERQQEKARKFIKYRDELKILEVNDLLEQNDHAERLIKDFEYQLEENRKEIQLDEDEKNNLEIEISKLREEENNLESLIEETNEAINLLSEKLNENKGDFNISKEKIKSQEAELQRKRNELKILDKKIEIDNTELDKINKVADDNSFIIEKIENELADIFEEKISLENKLESIEKSIEDNKNKSLDLLQKKENLSKESISIKIKLENLKIKELEFADSMSEKIANIDQLKLDIEDKKNNLNDLETSIKDFEVNIGNKALQIKNIDEQISKNNKEYQDLNYKTASLKSRQKTYIEMENQHEGFNRGVKEVLNNKAISGIHGALGELIKVPMKFEKAVEASLGAGIQNVVVDNENSAKQAINYIKSNNYGRVTFLPINTVRANKIEIRANVSIKPIGIMSDLLEFDSKYKGVVDYLMGRVVVIDTIDNAIKFAKETSHKYKIVTLEGEILNPGGAMTGGSLKTNSNILSRKRIIDELSEQIGTNENNLMAISDKSQALVSHKEVLLDELKDMKNSKSEFDNQIISINTQIKMMARDLQVKNKDIDNNKAELESIKVQIQENSKAYSEFTMNLESLSTLTFDNSSSINVLALEQESLKEKLESIVKIYNEKNLELVKIKQIFESNISEIERIEKNILDSNIEIDNIKSSMEENNELLNELDTKVFELTKLIDDLEKEFKDKSSSLIEIKLYRDEHKQKLDEISQEFRAKDRKLMEYKEEIFKLESKLERQIDKRDNILISLFEKYELTVVQALELIDKSINIDVKRIEKLRKAIKNLGNVNLDSIEEYEELSERYTFYKEQKIDLEKSIESLKFIISDLEERMVDEFVKNFNIINEEFVKVYKILFGGGNANLAISDMENILSCDIEITAQPPGKKMKNLSLLSGGEKALTAICILFAILVSKPTPFCILDEIEAPLDDVNVYRFGEFLKDLSRDTQFIAVTHRRGTMEVADYIYGVTMQEKGVSSVISIKFDEAEKMIES, encoded by the coding sequence ATGTATTTAAAAAAGCTGGAATTACGTGGATTTAAGTCATTTCCAACTAAAACTGATATATTCTTTGAAGAAGGGGTTACAGCAGTTGTAGGTCCTAATGGTAGTGGTAAGAGTAATATCTCTGATGCTATTAGATGGGTAATGGGAGAGCAGAGTATAAAAAGTTTAAGAGGGGAAAAGATGGAAGATGTCATTTTCTCTGGAACTGATACAAAAAATCCAATGAATTTTTGTGAAGCATCAATTTGCCTAGATAATGCGCTTGGAGAAATAGATATTGATTCAGATGAATTGATTATAAAGAGAAAAGCCTATAGGAGTGGTGAGTCTGAATTCTCTATAAATGGCAAAATTTGCAGACTAAAAGACATCAAAGAAATTCTAATGGATACAGGTATAGGAAAAGATGGATATTCTATTATTGAACAGGGGAAGGTAGAAGATATTCTGAGTTCAAATCCTGCAAACAGGAGAAAAATATTTGACGAAGCTTGTGGCATAGCTAAATTTAGGTATAAGAAAAATGAATCAGAGAAAAATCTAAAAAAATCTAGTGAAAATCTTGAGAGAATTAATGATATTTATGACGAAATAGAAAAACAAATTAAGCCTTTGGAAAGACAACAGGAAAAGGCAAGGAAATTTATAAAGTATAGAGATGAGCTCAAAATATTGGAAGTAAATGATTTATTGGAGCAAAATGATCATGCCGAAAGACTGATAAAGGACTTTGAATATCAATTAGAAGAAAACAGAAAAGAGATTCAGTTAGATGAAGACGAAAAGAACAATCTAGAAATAGAAATCTCAAAATTGAGAGAAGAAGAAAATAACTTAGAATCACTGATAGAAGAGACAAATGAAGCTATCAATTTGCTAAGTGAAAAATTAAATGAAAACAAGGGTGATTTTAATATTTCTAAGGAAAAAATAAAGTCACAAGAGGCAGAATTACAAAGAAAGAGAAATGAACTAAAGATTTTAGATAAAAAAATAGAAATAGATAATACAGAGCTTGATAAAATCAATAAGGTGGCAGATGATAACTCATTTATTATAGAAAAAATAGAAAATGAGTTAGCCGATATTTTTGAAGAAAAAATTAGTCTTGAAAATAAGCTTGAAAGTATAGAAAAATCTATAGAAGATAATAAGAATAAATCTTTAGATTTACTTCAAAAGAAAGAAAACTTATCAAAAGAATCCATATCTATAAAGATAAAGCTTGAAAATTTAAAAATTAAAGAGCTTGAATTTGCAGATTCTATGAGTGAAAAGATAGCTAATATTGATCAATTAAAATTAGACATTGAAGATAAAAAGAATAATTTAAATGATTTAGAAACAAGTATTAAAGACTTTGAAGTAAATATAGGCAATAAAGCTTTACAGATAAAAAATATAGATGAGCAAATTTCAAAAAATAATAAGGAATATCAAGATTTAAATTATAAGACTGCATCACTAAAATCTAGACAAAAAACTTATATAGAAATGGAAAACCAACACGAAGGTTTTAATAGAGGAGTAAAGGAAGTACTAAATAACAAGGCGATTTCTGGTATTCATGGAGCACTTGGTGAATTGATCAAAGTGCCTATGAAATTTGAAAAAGCTGTTGAAGCCTCTCTAGGAGCAGGGATTCAAAATGTAGTTGTTGATAATGAAAATTCAGCCAAGCAGGCAATAAATTATATAAAATCAAACAACTATGGCAGAGTTACTTTTTTACCGATTAATACTGTTAGGGCTAATAAGATTGAAATTAGGGCTAATGTATCTATAAAACCAATAGGCATAATGTCTGACTTACTAGAATTTGATTCAAAATATAAGGGTGTAGTAGATTACCTTATGGGTAGGGTTGTAGTTATAGATACTATTGATAATGCCATTAAATTTGCAAAAGAGACTTCTCACAAATATAAAATTGTTACGCTAGAAGGAGAAATATTAAATCCAGGTGGAGCTATGACGGGTGGTAGCTTAAAGACTAACTCAAATATTTTATCTAGAAAGAGAATAATAGATGAATTATCAGAACAAATTGGCACAAATGAAAACAATCTTATGGCTATATCAGATAAATCACAAGCCTTAGTTAGCCATAAAGAAGTATTGCTAGATGAACTGAAAGATATGAAAAACTCTAAGTCAGAATTTGATAATCAAATAATATCTATTAATACTCAGATAAAAATGATGGCTAGAGATCTTCAGGTTAAAAATAAAGATATAGATAATAATAAGGCTGAATTGGAAAGTATTAAGGTTCAAATACAAGAAAATAGCAAGGCTTATAGTGAATTTACAATGAATTTAGAATCTTTATCTACACTTACATTTGATAATTCATCTTCTATAAATGTGCTAGCTTTAGAACAAGAATCTTTAAAAGAAAAATTGGAAAGCATAGTTAAAATTTATAATGAGAAGAATCTTGAGCTAGTAAAAATTAAACAGATTTTTGAGTCAAATATTAGTGAAATTGAAAGAATTGAAAAGAATATTCTTGATTCTAATATAGAAATAGATAATATAAAATCTTCAATGGAAGAAAATAATGAATTATTAAATGAATTAGATACTAAAGTTTTTGAACTTACAAAATTAATAGATGATTTGGAAAAAGAATTCAAAGATAAATCAAGTTCACTTATTGAGATTAAGTTATATAGAGATGAACATAAGCAAAAACTAGATGAGATAAGTCAAGAATTTAGAGCAAAAGATAGAAAATTAATGGAATATAAAGAAGAGATATTTAAGCTTGAGTCTAAATTAGAACGCCAGATAGATAAACGTGATAATATTTTAATTTCATTATTTGAAAAATATGAATTGACAGTAGTTCAGGCACTTGAACTTATAGATAAAAGTATAAATATAGATGTTAAGAGAATTGAAAAACTTAGGAAAGCTATTAAAAATCTTGGAAATGTAAACTTAGATTCTATAGAAGAGTACGAAGAGCTAAGTGAGAGATATACTTTCTATAAAGAACAAAAAATAGATCTAGAAAAATCAATCGAATCATTAAAATTTATAATAAGTGATCTAGAAGAAAGAATGGTTGATGAATTTGTAAAGAACTTTAATATAATAAATGAAGAGTTTGTTAAGGTATATAAGATACTATTTGGTGGCGGTAATGCTAATTTAGCTATTTCTGATATGGAAAATATACTATCATGCGATATAGAAATAACGGCTCAACCACCTGGCAAAAAGATGAAAAATTTATCATTGTTATCTGGCGGTGAAAAGGCTCTGACAGCTATTTGTATACTTTTCGCTATACTTGTATCAAAACCTACGCCATTCTGTATATTAGACGAAATAGAAGCACCACTTGATGATGTAAACGTATATAGATTTGGAGAATTTTTGAAAGACTTGAGCAGAGATACTCAGTTTATTGCTGTTACTCATAGAAGAGGTACTATGGAAGTTGCTGATTATATATATGGTGTCACAATGCAAGAAAAAGGTGTATCATCAGTAATAAGCATAAAGTTTGATGAAGCAGAAAAGATGATTGAATCTTAG
- a CDS encoding DMT family transporter — translation MNNKVKINLLCFTTVLGWAIAFPFSKVAMQQFSPFALGFLRVTIASLTLILIGIFTGSRLPKKKDLPIFFLAGACGFGLYLFAFNKGIKSISSASSSIIIALTPVMTAVAANKIYKERINIVGWITLITAFIGVMIMMLWDGVLSFNFGMLWTLGAATLFCGYNLLNRKLSMMGYKSIEIVTYSMISAVIILSPFAMDGFNQIQIADAYHIGVVVVLGVISSAGSYFLWSVAMSLTTNTSEVANFSFLTPFFATLLASFVLKEIPNMGTIIGGIIIIVSIIIFSKKGKI, via the coding sequence ATGAATAATAAAGTGAAAATTAATCTACTGTGTTTTACAACTGTATTGGGTTGGGCTATCGCTTTTCCTTTTTCTAAAGTAGCAATGCAACAATTTTCGCCATTTGCACTAGGTTTTTTAAGAGTGACAATAGCTTCATTGACCTTAATATTAATAGGTATATTCACAGGAAGTAGACTGCCAAAGAAAAAAGACTTGCCAATTTTCTTTTTGGCAGGTGCTTGTGGTTTTGGATTATATCTTTTTGCCTTTAATAAAGGTATAAAGAGTATTTCATCTGCGTCATCAAGTATTATAATAGCTTTGACGCCTGTTATGACTGCTGTTGCAGCTAATAAAATATATAAAGAGAGAATTAATATAGTGGGTTGGATTACGCTTATAACAGCATTTATCGGGGTAATGATAATGATGCTTTGGGATGGAGTGCTATCTTTCAACTTTGGTATGTTATGGACTTTGGGAGCAGCTACATTATTCTGCGGATATAATTTGTTGAATAGAAAACTTTCTATGATGGGTTACAAATCTATAGAAATAGTAACTTACTCAATGATATCAGCTGTGATTATATTATCTCCATTTGCAATGGACGGATTTAATCAGATTCAAATTGCGGATGCATACCATATAGGTGTAGTGGTTGTATTGGGAGTAATAAGTAGTGCTGGATCATATTTTTTATGGAGTGTGGCTATGTCTCTTACAACTAACACGAGCGAAGTTGCAAATTTTAGTTTTCTAACACCTTTTTTCGCTACATTATTGGCATCTTTTGTATTAAAAGAGATTCCAAATATGGGAACAATAATTGGAGGAATAATAATTATTGTAAGTATAATTATTTTTAGCAAGAAAGGCAAAATTTAG